The proteins below come from a single Phycisphaeraceae bacterium genomic window:
- a CDS encoding rod shape-determining protein encodes MLDKLLGFFSVDMGIDLGTCNTLVAVRGRGIVLNEPSVVAVKKGTNQVLKGGQAVGWVAKEMLGKTPGSITAIRPLKDGVISDFEITEAMLSYFIRKVSGRSWIFHPRVVISIPSGITAVEKRAVFDSAERAGARRTYLLEEPIAAAIGAGLPFGEPTASMIVDIGGGTTEVAVMSLGDIATCESVRVAGDDLDEAIIAHMRRTYNLMIGEQSAERVKIEIGSAASSGEETSMEVRGRDMISGLPRKTVITSEEIREALQEPVNAIIEAVTRTLERVEPELAADLVENGIVLAGGGALLRGLPTVINKATGLEVRLADDPLTCVARGTAIYLENIEEWRDTLESDMDL; translated from the coding sequence ATGCTCGATAAACTTCTAGGATTTTTTAGCGTCGACATGGGGATCGACCTCGGCACCTGCAACACACTTGTTGCGGTGAGGGGTCGTGGCATTGTGCTCAATGAACCGAGCGTCGTCGCGGTGAAGAAGGGAACCAATCAGGTTCTCAAGGGCGGGCAGGCAGTGGGCTGGGTGGCCAAGGAGATGCTCGGCAAGACGCCGGGCTCGATCACCGCGATCAGGCCATTGAAGGACGGCGTGATCAGCGACTTCGAAATCACCGAAGCCATGCTTTCATATTTCATCCGCAAGGTCTCGGGGCGAAGCTGGATCTTTCATCCGCGCGTCGTGATCTCGATTCCGTCGGGCATTACCGCGGTCGAAAAGCGAGCCGTCTTCGACTCGGCCGAGCGAGCGGGAGCAAGACGGACGTATCTGCTTGAAGAACCTATTGCAGCGGCAATCGGCGCGGGGCTCCCCTTTGGCGAACCGACCGCCAGCATGATCGTGGACATTGGAGGCGGCACGACCGAAGTCGCAGTCATGTCGCTGGGTGATATCGCGACGTGCGAGTCTGTGCGTGTCGCCGGCGACGATCTGGACGAAGCCATCATCGCTCATATGCGACGGACTTACAACCTCATGATCGGCGAGCAGAGTGCCGAGCGTGTCAAGATCGAGATCGGTTCGGCTGCCAGCTCAGGAGAAGAGACTTCGATGGAAGTCCGTGGGCGCGACATGATCTCTGGCCTGCCTCGCAAGACGGTCATCACGAGTGAGGAAATTCGGGAGGCACTGCAGGAACCGGTCAATGCCATCATCGAGGCCGTGACTCGGACCCTTGAGCGGGTGGAGCCCGAACTTGCTGCGGACCTTGTGGAAAACGGGATTGTGCTGGCGGGCGGTGGCGCGCTGCTTCGCGGGCTGCCAACCGTAATCAACAAGGCCACGGGGCTCGAAGTCAGGCTCGCGGACGACCCGCTGACGTGCGTGGCACGCGGAACAGCAATTTATCTCGAGAACATCGAGGAATGGCGCGACACGCTTGAGAGCGACATGGATCTTTGA